The following are from one region of the Bacillus methanolicus MGA3 genome:
- a CDS encoding YncE family protein, producing MKSLFKIAIVIVLILLSSCSNNTFPAISKDLALLVSVNIKENSISFIDLSSKKEIERWKMEKPYIGGVILPDGDTLLLYGKENATVDLYSLSKGKLINQWETGEGIVAAEVLKNGKEVAFADQAQNAVRFFNLDGKERKRVRVSKNPLTIIEGTKERKLYVISFTQKDVTVIDLDKKSVSKHFPIHPSSAVGALLREDQDEIWIGGHGEGLQTEKNIHIYNVHTGKLLKTIPVPLMPVNFQKVDDFIYVLSHGTNTLYKIGPKGHIVKQIKVGANPFVMESFKKDLLIAGYDSNDINIVDKDDLTIKETIKVGKGPFKLILRESNGQ from the coding sequence ATGAAATCATTATTTAAAATTGCAATCGTAATCGTGCTAATTCTCCTTTCTTCGTGTTCGAACAATACCTTTCCGGCGATTTCAAAAGATCTGGCGTTATTGGTAAGCGTTAATATTAAAGAAAATTCGATTTCGTTTATTGATCTCTCGTCAAAAAAGGAAATTGAGCGTTGGAAAATGGAAAAGCCTTATATTGGCGGAGTTATTTTACCTGATGGTGATACATTGCTCCTTTATGGCAAAGAAAACGCTACAGTCGATCTTTATTCTTTGTCAAAAGGGAAATTAATCAACCAATGGGAAACAGGTGAAGGAATCGTTGCAGCTGAAGTTTTAAAAAATGGCAAAGAAGTTGCTTTTGCCGATCAGGCTCAAAATGCCGTCAGATTTTTTAATCTTGATGGAAAAGAAAGAAAAAGGGTTAGAGTTAGTAAAAACCCTTTAACAATAATCGAGGGAACTAAAGAGAGAAAGCTTTATGTTATTAGTTTTACTCAAAAGGATGTAACGGTTATTGATTTAGATAAAAAGAGCGTCAGCAAGCATTTTCCGATTCATCCCTCATCTGCTGTGGGGGCTTTGCTAAGGGAAGATCAGGACGAAATCTGGATTGGAGGACATGGCGAAGGATTACAAACTGAAAAAAATATTCACATATACAATGTGCATACAGGAAAGCTGTTAAAAACGATACCTGTCCCGTTAATGCCGGTGAATTTTCAGAAAGTTGATGATTTCATCTATGTATTGAGCCATGGAACAAATACACTTTATAAAATAGGTCCGAAAGGCCATATAGTAAAGCAAATAAAAGTTGGTGCAAACCCTTTTGTAATGGAATCTTTTAAGAAAGACCTTTTAATCGCCGGCTATGACAGCAATGATATCAATATCGTAGATAAAGATGATTTAACAATTAAGGAAACAATAAAAGTAGGAAAAGGGCCGTTCAAACTGATATTGAGGGAGAGTAACGGACAATGA
- a CDS encoding MarR family winged helix-turn-helix transcriptional regulator, whose protein sequence is MKQRQIAEVEKLLRTVYRKLRQEIHLIIGSEVSLNEFMVLKYLFLTGRAKASDLSKELKVSASHITSVTDSLVKKGLIMRQRSDQDRRIVEMVLTDSGRLLVQNLEEKKSAYFQSKFSHFSEQELSDFIRLFQKLNE, encoded by the coding sequence TTGAAACAAAGACAGATAGCTGAGGTTGAGAAACTATTACGAACAGTTTATCGCAAGTTGAGGCAGGAAATTCATTTGATCATTGGAAGTGAGGTCAGCCTCAACGAATTTATGGTCTTAAAATACTTATTTTTAACTGGCCGCGCTAAAGCCTCCGATCTTTCGAAGGAATTAAAAGTATCGGCAAGCCACATAACTTCTGTTACGGATTCTCTAGTTAAAAAGGGCCTGATTATGAGACAGAGGTCTGATCAAGATAGAAGAATAGTCGAAATGGTTCTGACAGATTCAGGAAGACTGCTTGTTCAAAATCTGGAAGAAAAAAAATCTGCTTATTTTCAGTCAAAATTCAGCCATTTTAGCGAGCAGGAACTTTCTGACTTTATCCGGTTATTTCAAAAATTAAATGAGTAA
- a CDS encoding LCP family protein has protein sequence MVRKCFTIIIMLMIITGCQFGKFARQQEKNINSSNIIKETGDRKSYLQNETESDKSFPILPSFQLYQKNKNFLLIGIDSRGERKSRSDAIIIARYEPKEPSIKLASIMRDSYVKIPGYKNEYSKLNHAYYLGGSKLLKETIERNFGIKIDNVVTVDFKGFIKLMDTIAPNGIEVHVTKAMAHDIGPAVEPGKQTLRGKDLLTYVRFRHDKENDFGRVHRQQEVLVSLKDQAVKQLSTVEGIKKLPKIISETFQHVETDLQFKDMLSLGATAVLRPVKDVKTLRIPVSDGFTNVTHKRAGAVLKLDYNENVQAIQQFLNEKN, from the coding sequence ATGGTGCGAAAATGCTTCACGATAATTATCATGTTAATGATTATAACTGGCTGCCAGTTTGGCAAGTTTGCAAGGCAGCAAGAAAAAAACATAAATTCCAGTAATATAATAAAGGAAACAGGGGATAGGAAGTCTTATTTGCAAAACGAGACTGAAAGCGATAAATCTTTTCCGATTTTACCTTCATTTCAGTTGTATCAAAAAAACAAAAATTTTTTGTTGATCGGGATAGACAGCCGCGGAGAAAGAAAATCACGATCAGATGCCATAATTATTGCCAGATATGAACCAAAAGAGCCATCAATAAAATTAGCATCAATTATGAGGGACAGCTATGTGAAAATCCCTGGATATAAAAATGAGTACAGTAAACTTAACCATGCGTACTATTTAGGCGGGTCAAAATTATTGAAAGAGACAATCGAACGTAATTTTGGCATAAAAATTGACAATGTTGTAACAGTCGATTTTAAGGGGTTTATTAAGCTAATGGATACCATTGCTCCAAATGGAATAGAGGTTCATGTAACAAAAGCAATGGCACATGACATAGGTCCTGCAGTTGAACCGGGCAAACAAACCCTTCGTGGAAAAGATTTGCTCACATACGTCAGGTTTCGCCATGACAAAGAGAACGATTTTGGACGTGTTCATCGCCAGCAGGAAGTACTAGTTTCCCTAAAGGATCAGGCAGTAAAGCAGCTTAGTACGGTTGAAGGAATCAAAAAACTTCCAAAAATCATTTCGGAAACGTTTCAACACGTTGAGACAGACCTGCAGTTCAAAGACATGTTGTCACTTGGAGCTACAGCTGTTTTAAGACCTGTGAAAGACGTGAAAACATTGAGAATCCCTGTTTCTGATGGTTTTACCAATGTTACTCATAAGCGTGCAGGTGCAGTCTTAAAATTAGACTACAATGAAAACGTTCAAGCAATTCAACAATTTTTAAACGAAAAAAACTAA
- a CDS encoding S41 family peptidase — MGLDQEKTSQENSEKQSGIIRMKKFHFVMLLFFTVFLTAGITTFALAFGNEKAVTVGTERREFEKLYTAYDTLKESYYKKVDQKKLIDGAINGMLESLGDPYSDYMNEKEAASFHQSISSSFEGIGAEIQEKDGQIVIVSPLKGSPAEKAGLKPNDIVLSVDGKSLQGMSSTKAVTLIRGKKGTKVELMIKRPGIDEPIKMSIVRDTIPLETVYGEMLGDGIAKVQITSFSENTAKELVDVLNDLQKKGMKGLVLDLRQNPGGLLDQAIKISNLFVPEGKVLFKIQDRNGNIMEQKATNGHKVNVPLVVIIDQGSASASEIFAAAVKESANVPLVGQKSFGKGTVQRAQDFPDGSNMKFTTEKWLTPKGNWIHEKGINPDYEISLPKYASLPYINPELKLKLSSASTQVKAAQQMLKALGYDPGREDGFFDEKTKLAVISFQKAEKLEANGILTGQSTITLMEQIKEKIKKNDTQLQKAVEILKQQIKS; from the coding sequence ATGGGTTTGGATCAAGAAAAAACGAGTCAAGAAAACAGCGAAAAACAATCCGGAATTATTCGAATGAAGAAGTTTCATTTTGTCATGCTGTTATTTTTCACTGTGTTTTTAACTGCTGGAATTACAACCTTTGCCTTGGCATTTGGGAATGAGAAAGCAGTGACTGTCGGTACAGAAAGAAGAGAGTTTGAAAAGCTGTATACAGCTTATGATACTTTAAAGGAATCATATTATAAAAAAGTTGATCAGAAAAAACTTATTGACGGTGCGATCAACGGAATGCTTGAATCACTTGGAGACCCTTATTCAGACTATATGAATGAGAAAGAAGCAGCAAGTTTCCATCAAAGCATTTCTTCTTCATTTGAAGGAATAGGAGCAGAAATACAGGAAAAAGATGGACAAATTGTTATTGTTTCTCCATTGAAAGGCTCACCGGCAGAAAAAGCAGGATTAAAACCGAATGACATTGTCTTGTCTGTAGATGGGAAGAGCCTTCAAGGTATGAGTTCCACTAAAGCCGTAACATTAATCCGCGGCAAAAAAGGAACAAAAGTTGAATTAATGATCAAACGTCCTGGAATCGATGAACCGATTAAAATGTCAATCGTTCGGGATACAATTCCGCTTGAGACCGTTTATGGAGAGATGCTGGGAGATGGAATTGCCAAAGTACAAATAACAAGCTTTTCGGAAAATACAGCGAAAGAGCTTGTCGATGTTTTGAATGATTTGCAAAAGAAAGGAATGAAAGGCCTTGTATTGGATTTAAGGCAAAATCCTGGTGGTCTTTTAGATCAGGCAATCAAAATCTCAAATTTATTTGTTCCAGAAGGAAAAGTACTATTTAAAATCCAAGACAGAAACGGAAATATTATGGAACAGAAAGCAACAAATGGCCATAAAGTGAATGTTCCGCTAGTGGTTATCATTGACCAGGGAAGTGCCAGCGCATCTGAAATTTTTGCTGCGGCTGTTAAGGAATCCGCAAATGTGCCGTTGGTCGGTCAAAAGTCATTCGGAAAAGGAACCGTACAGAGAGCACAGGATTTTCCTGACGGATCAAATATGAAATTTACAACTGAAAAGTGGCTGACGCCAAAAGGCAACTGGATACATGAAAAAGGCATAAATCCTGATTATGAAATTTCTCTGCCTAAATATGCTTCCTTACCGTATATTAATCCTGAACTAAAGCTAAAGCTTTCTTCAGCGTCCACACAAGTAAAGGCAGCACAACAAATGTTGAAAGCTCTCGGTTATGATCCTGGCCGTGAAGATGGATTCTTTGATGAAAAAACGAAACTGGCTGTAATTTCATTCCAAAAAGCTGAAAAACTTGAAGCCAACGGAATATTAACTGGACAGTCAACAATCACATTAATGGAACAGATTAAGGAAAAAATTAAGAAAAATGATACCCAGCTACAAAAAGCTGTTGAAATATTAAAACAGCAAATAAAATCTTAA
- a CDS encoding D-Ala-D-Ala carboxypeptidase VanY → MKKMFLILGTCTLLAGCIKLEPYMGKMFLKNQDESVQQPKNETVNTGKNEHNGNKKSGKSDNSITLKAAYFNQIKQVNGKNVIQNPDNILALVNHQFSLPSTYAPKDLVRPKVAFSFGNKDIEKSYLRKEAAVALEKMFAAAKKQNIELYAVSGYRSYERQDELFQAEINRVGEEKAVQAVAVPGTSEHQTGLAIDISGKSVNLELTEKFGTTPEGKWLAKNAHKFGFILRYPKDKVDITGYQYEPWHFRYVGIKAAKVIYEKKLTLEEYFNIVKKI, encoded by the coding sequence ATGAAAAAAATGTTTTTAATACTTGGAACATGTACTCTTTTGGCTGGATGCATCAAGTTGGAGCCATACATGGGGAAAATGTTTTTGAAAAATCAGGACGAATCAGTTCAACAACCTAAAAATGAGACTGTTAACACCGGTAAGAATGAACATAACGGAAACAAAAAATCCGGAAAATCGGACAATTCAATTACTCTTAAGGCAGCTTACTTTAATCAGATTAAACAAGTAAATGGAAAAAATGTTATTCAAAATCCGGACAATATCTTGGCACTTGTAAATCACCAATTTAGCCTCCCGAGTACATATGCTCCAAAAGATTTAGTAAGGCCGAAAGTTGCATTTTCATTTGGAAATAAAGATATTGAAAAAAGTTATTTGCGTAAAGAAGCTGCTGTCGCGCTAGAAAAAATGTTCGCAGCAGCAAAAAAACAAAATATTGAATTGTATGCAGTATCTGGCTACCGTTCCTACGAGAGGCAGGACGAACTATTTCAAGCTGAAATTAATCGAGTCGGCGAGGAAAAAGCCGTTCAGGCTGTTGCCGTTCCTGGTACAAGTGAACATCAGACTGGACTAGCTATTGACATTTCGGGTAAAAGCGTAAACCTTGAACTTACAGAAAAATTTGGTACAACTCCTGAAGGAAAATGGCTTGCTAAAAATGCCCATAAGTTTGGATTCATCCTTCGCTATCCAAAAGATAAAGTGGATATTACCGGCTATCAGTATGAGCCGTGGCACTTTCGCTATGTTGGAATTAAAGCAGCAAAAGTGATTTATGAAAAGAAGTTAACATTGGAAGAGTATTTTAATATTGTCAAAAAAATCTAA
- the deoD gene encoding purine-nucleoside phosphorylase, giving the protein MSIHIGAKENEIAETVLLPGDPLRAKYIAETFLENAYCYNEVRNMFGYTGTYKGKRISVQGTGMGVPSISIYINELMQSYNVQNLIRVGTCGAIQKDVKVRDVILAMSASTDSQMNRITFGGVDYASTANFELLKNAYEVGIEKGLNLKVGNVLTADMFYNDNAEHEKWAQYQILAIEMETAALYTLAAKFGRKALSVLTVSDHILTGEETTAEERQTTFNDMIEVALEAALKIS; this is encoded by the coding sequence ATGAGTATACATATTGGTGCGAAAGAAAATGAAATTGCAGAAACAGTGCTTTTGCCAGGAGACCCTTTGAGGGCAAAATATATAGCCGAAACTTTTCTGGAAAATGCCTATTGCTATAATGAAGTGCGAAATATGTTCGGCTATACTGGCACATATAAAGGCAAGCGTATTTCTGTTCAAGGAACAGGCATGGGTGTTCCTTCCATTTCCATCTATATAAATGAGTTAATGCAAAGTTATAACGTACAAAATCTAATCCGCGTCGGTACATGCGGAGCAATTCAAAAAGATGTGAAAGTCCGGGACGTTATATTGGCAATGAGTGCATCAACCGATTCTCAAATGAACCGAATTACGTTTGGCGGTGTTGACTATGCATCTACAGCAAATTTTGAATTACTAAAGAACGCTTATGAAGTTGGAATCGAAAAAGGATTAAATTTAAAAGTCGGCAATGTATTAACAGCAGATATGTTTTATAATGACAATGCAGAGCATGAAAAATGGGCGCAATATCAGATCCTTGCCATTGAAATGGAAACTGCGGCACTTTATACTCTTGCAGCAAAATTCGGACGAAAAGCATTATCTGTTTTGACAGTCAGTGACCATATATTAACTGGTGAAGAAACAACTGCTGAAGAAAGACAGACAACTTTTAACGATATGATTGAAGTGGCATTAGAAGCTGCTTTGAAAATTTCTTAA
- a CDS encoding sporulation protein: MTAGEEVRGVVEIRGGSIEQKIDEIYLGIYTTFIKKVDDKKLTDTALIDRIRLTESFTIKPNKTEIVPFSFWLSNDTPITAGRTKIWISTGLDIKNAVDPTDKDFIKVLPSPFMNAVFQAISNLGFRLREAECVEAPYRLRRRLPIIQEFEFVPVSGPFRGRLDELELIFFPSSGGAMDIIMQVDLRARGLGGFLAEALEMDEKNVRLTISQADIPNIQQKISSVIKRFS; encoded by the coding sequence ATGACTGCTGGAGAAGAGGTAAGAGGAGTAGTTGAAATTCGAGGCGGAAGCATCGAGCAGAAAATCGATGAAATTTACTTAGGTATTTATACAACTTTTATAAAAAAAGTGGATGATAAAAAATTGACGGATACGGCCCTTATTGATCGTATTCGACTTACAGAATCATTCACGATAAAACCAAATAAAACAGAAATCGTGCCTTTTTCTTTCTGGCTTTCTAACGATACTCCAATCACAGCTGGAAGAACAAAAATATGGATTTCAACAGGTCTTGATATTAAAAATGCAGTTGACCCGACAGATAAGGATTTTATCAAAGTGCTTCCTTCTCCATTTATGAATGCTGTTTTTCAGGCAATCTCAAATCTTGGCTTCAGGCTGCGCGAAGCTGAATGTGTAGAAGCGCCTTACCGTTTGCGCCGGCGATTGCCGATTATTCAGGAATTTGAATTCGTCCCTGTTTCCGGGCCGTTCAGAGGGCGTTTGGACGAACTGGAACTTATCTTTTTCCCTTCATCTGGCGGTGCAATGGATATAATCATGCAAGTTGACCTGCGTGCGAGAGGGCTTGGAGGTTTTCTTGCAGAGGCATTGGAAATGGATGAAAAAAATGTAAGGCTAACAATATCGCAAGCCGATATACCAAATATACAGCAAAAGATTTCTTCTGTAATAAAAAGATTTTCGTAA
- a CDS encoding YozD family protein, translated as MREIEVFIDTEEIADFFFQELLKRGYVPSEEELEELADITFEYLVEKCIIDEEIEDL; from the coding sequence GTGAGAGAAATCGAAGTCTTTATTGATACGGAGGAAATTGCAGATTTTTTCTTTCAGGAGCTATTAAAAAGGGGATATGTTCCCTCCGAAGAGGAACTGGAGGAACTCGCAGATATAACCTTCGAATACTTAGTGGAAAAGTGCATTATAGATGAAGAAATTGAAGACTTGTAA
- a CDS encoding YozE family protein, with translation MAKSFYHFLMKYRHPEPKDDISIFANNAYEDHSFPKGSTDYDEISSYLELNGHYLDSMSTFDEAWELYVQTEG, from the coding sequence ATGGCAAAATCTTTTTATCATTTTTTAATGAAGTATCGGCATCCAGAACCGAAGGACGATATTAGTATATTTGCAAACAATGCATATGAAGATCACAGTTTTCCAAAAGGGTCAACCGATTACGATGAAATAAGCTCGTATTTGGAATTGAATGGCCACTATTTGGATAGTATGTCTACGTTTGATGAAGCGTGGGAATTATACGTTCAAACAGAAGGTTAG
- a CDS encoding YokU family protein: protein MEKYCAWCERENIALEKTNVYWELPDGTKAIEISETPSISCMDCNMTYQDEQIVKEIENQLFIINTRLLGKSVSYDELMNMPKLLKRNYFDFSS, encoded by the coding sequence ATGGAAAAATATTGCGCTTGGTGTGAAAGAGAGAACATTGCTCTAGAAAAAACAAATGTTTATTGGGAACTGCCTGATGGAACAAAGGCGATTGAAATAAGTGAAACACCGTCGATATCCTGCATGGATTGCAACATGACATACCAGGATGAACAGATTGTAAAAGAAATTGAAAACCAATTGTTTATCATCAACACTCGTCTACTCGGAAAATCGGTGTCTTATGATGAACTGATGAATATGCCGAAACTATTAAAAAGAAATTACTTTGACTTTTCATCATAA
- the ablA gene encoding lysine 2,3-aminomutase: protein MKQILYKPKRHWKEIELWKDVTDEQWNDWIWQLTNTIRTLDDLKKVINLTPDEEEGVRISTKTIPLNITPYYASLMNPDDPRCPIRMQSVPISKEIYKTKYDLEDPLHEDEDSPAPGLTHRYPDRVLFLVTNQCSMYCRYCTRRRFSGQIGMGVPKKQLDAAIDYIKRTPEVRDVLISGGDGLLINDTILEYILKKLREIDHVEIIRIGTRAPVVFPQRITENLCNILKKYHPIWLNTHFNTSIEITEESKKACEMLANAGVPVGNQSVILAGINDSVPIMKKLMHDLVMIRVRPYYIYQCDLSEGIGHFRAPVSKGLEIIEGLRGHTSGYAVPVFVVDAPGGGGKIALQPNYLISQSAEKVVLRNFEGVITSYPEPENYVAGRAEAYFNEVYPDMEEKRSNHGIAGLMNETQLNLVPEGLARLNRRKSYEQDPLHSSLKDKREKRDELKEKKFLSQQAKYSQKSGESNQNKDAASPSSEK, encoded by the coding sequence ATGAAACAAATTTTATATAAACCGAAAAGGCATTGGAAAGAAATTGAACTTTGGAAGGATGTAACCGATGAACAGTGGAATGACTGGATATGGCAGCTTACAAATACGATCAGGACTCTCGATGACTTAAAAAAGGTAATCAACCTTACTCCTGATGAAGAAGAAGGAGTTCGAATATCAACGAAAACAATTCCTTTAAATATTACCCCATATTATGCTTCCTTGATGAATCCCGATGATCCACGCTGCCCGATAAGAATGCAGTCTGTTCCCATATCAAAGGAAATCTATAAAACGAAGTATGACTTAGAAGATCCATTGCATGAAGATGAAGATTCACCTGCACCGGGGTTGACCCACCGCTATCCCGACCGCGTATTGTTTTTGGTAACAAATCAATGTTCCATGTACTGCCGCTACTGTACAAGAAGAAGGTTTTCCGGGCAAATTGGCATGGGCGTACCTAAAAAACAGCTTGATGCAGCGATTGATTATATTAAGCGCACGCCTGAAGTAAGAGATGTCCTGATTTCCGGAGGCGATGGCCTGCTTATAAATGATACTATCCTCGAATATATATTGAAAAAATTGCGCGAAATTGATCATGTGGAAATTATTCGCATCGGCACAAGGGCACCTGTCGTTTTCCCGCAGCGGATTACCGAAAACCTTTGCAACATACTAAAAAAATATCACCCAATTTGGCTGAATACTCATTTTAATACATCAATTGAAATTACTGAAGAGTCGAAAAAAGCGTGTGAAATGTTGGCCAATGCCGGAGTGCCGGTTGGCAATCAATCGGTAATATTGGCAGGAATAAATGACAGTGTGCCGATTATGAAGAAATTGATGCATGACCTTGTCATGATTCGAGTACGGCCTTACTATATTTACCAGTGCGACTTATCTGAGGGAATCGGGCATTTCCGTGCACCGGTTTCAAAAGGATTGGAAATTATCGAAGGGTTAAGGGGTCACACATCGGGTTATGCAGTGCCAGTTTTTGTCGTCGATGCGCCTGGAGGCGGAGGGAAAATCGCACTTCAGCCAAATTATTTAATTTCGCAAAGCGCCGAAAAAGTTGTGCTTCGCAATTTTGAAGGTGTCATTACTTCCTACCCGGAACCGGAAAATTATGTTGCCGGCAGAGCAGAAGCTTATTTTAACGAAGTGTATCCGGATATGGAAGAGAAAAGGTCAAATCATGGAATCGCCGGATTAATGAATGAAACTCAGTTAAATCTCGTTCCGGAAGGGCTTGCCCGGCTGAATCGAAGGAAGAGCTATGAACAGGATCCACTTCATTCTTCACTGAAAGACAAACGGGAAAAGAGAGATGAATTAAAGGAGAAAAAATTTCTTTCTCAACAAGCAAAATATAGTCAAAAAAGCGGGGAAAGCAATCAAAATAAGGATGCAGCGTCCCCGTCTTCAGAAAAATAG
- a CDS encoding sigma-54 interaction domain-containing protein codes for MTKEVLGAILKSIDEGIHVVNIDGITIFYNEVAAKHDGLEVEEVIGKPLLDIFPSLNEKTSTLLKVTKTKKPIYNQTQSYVNMHGKRIETINTTLPIIVDGKTIGAVEIAKDYSRLKLLSERLLDLQKEIKRPAENKQEKKTVKFTFENLLTKNPDFQKVKDAALKLASSDSPILVYGESGTGKELFVQGIHYASRRASMPFIAQNCAAIPETLLESMLFGTAKGSYTGAVDRPGLFELADKGTLFLDEIHTMPIELQAKLLRVLEEGSVRRVGGANNISVDTRVIAAMNIHPQLAVEKEKLRSDLFYRLNVLAFELLPLRERPEDIMYLTRHFIETFNNMMNKAVKGVDEEVSKLFTSYRWPGNVRELKHTVEYMMNICEGEYLTKNEFPIMLKQQLIKLNDHSFDKGYSLRENVKHLEIRLVKKAMAETAGNINQAARLLGIPRQTLQYKLQKYSLTSAE; via the coding sequence ATGACGAAAGAAGTACTAGGGGCGATCTTAAAAAGCATCGATGAAGGGATACATGTTGTCAATATTGATGGAATAACGATCTTTTACAATGAGGTGGCGGCAAAGCATGACGGTCTTGAAGTTGAAGAAGTCATTGGCAAGCCTCTGCTTGATATTTTTCCATCTTTAAATGAAAAAACAAGTACATTGTTGAAAGTAACAAAAACAAAGAAACCAATCTATAATCAGACTCAAAGTTATGTAAATATGCATGGAAAAAGAATTGAAACCATCAATACGACATTGCCCATCATTGTGGATGGAAAAACGATTGGCGCCGTTGAAATTGCAAAAGACTACTCAAGATTAAAGCTATTGTCAGAACGGCTCCTTGATTTGCAAAAGGAGATAAAAAGACCAGCAGAAAACAAGCAAGAAAAAAAGACTGTTAAGTTTACTTTTGAAAATTTACTGACGAAAAACCCCGATTTTCAAAAAGTAAAAGACGCAGCATTAAAACTGGCAAGTTCGGACTCTCCAATTCTTGTGTACGGCGAAAGCGGCACTGGAAAAGAATTGTTTGTCCAAGGCATTCATTATGCTTCAAGGCGCGCAAGTATGCCCTTTATCGCCCAGAACTGTGCCGCCATTCCTGAAACACTGCTCGAAAGCATGTTATTCGGCACAGCAAAAGGCAGTTATACGGGGGCTGTTGATAGACCAGGTCTATTTGAGTTGGCCGACAAGGGTACATTATTCCTTGATGAAATTCATACAATGCCAATCGAACTCCAAGCGAAACTTCTCCGAGTGCTTGAAGAAGGTTCGGTGAGGAGGGTCGGAGGGGCAAACAATATATCAGTTGATACAAGAGTTATAGCTGCCATGAATATCCATCCACAACTTGCTGTGGAAAAAGAAAAACTTCGCTCTGATCTATTCTACAGGTTAAATGTGCTGGCCTTTGAGCTTCTTCCATTAAGGGAAAGACCGGAGGATATCATGTATTTAACAAGGCACTTTATCGAAACCTTTAATAATATGATGAATAAAGCGGTAAAAGGTGTCGATGAGGAAGTATCAAAGCTGTTTACCTCATACAGATGGCCTGGAAATGTACGGGAATTGAAACATACCGTTGAATATATGATGAATATTTGTGAAGGAGAATATCTTACCAAAAATGAATTTCCCATTATGCTAAAACAGCAGCTTATTAAGCTCAACGATCATTCTTTTGATAAAGGGTATTCTTTACGTGAAAATGTAAAACATCTGGAAATTCGTCTTGTAAAAAAAGCGATGGCCGAAACAGCAGGAAATATAAATCAGGCTGCTCGATTGCTTGGTATTCCCAGGCAGACATTACAATATAAACTGCAAAAATATTCACTTACAAGTGCTGAATAA
- the ablB gene encoding putative beta-lysine N-acetyltransferase, which produces MNDLSNVLRVNGKNYALEVFVDPYNKRLRVDDYAGNINEVLQKAETLSAENKAEKLIIKGRREDFTLLLKSCFQFEAVIDHYFLGSDAYVFAKYYTNERKKSDHWITEDQIIHRVTSLGRQEKNGMPPKEYVLLKAEETDANELAELYKDVFEVYPTPLCDPEYIKKTMRDGTVYFCFRFQGKIVSAASAEVQTFYKNAELTDCATLKEHRKHGLMKVLLQRLEEELKLNGIFHVYTIARALSFGMNAVFHQLGYKYTGRLMNNCYIFNKLEDMNIWCKNLSIS; this is translated from the coding sequence ATGAACGATTTGTCCAATGTTTTAAGGGTAAACGGCAAAAATTATGCCCTTGAAGTGTTTGTTGACCCATATAACAAACGGCTTAGAGTGGATGATTATGCAGGAAATATTAATGAAGTTCTTCAAAAAGCTGAAACACTTTCAGCGGAAAATAAGGCAGAAAAATTGATTATTAAAGGAAGAAGAGAAGATTTTACACTATTGCTAAAATCTTGCTTTCAATTTGAAGCTGTTATTGACCATTACTTTCTCGGTTCTGATGCATATGTTTTTGCAAAATATTATACGAATGAACGGAAAAAATCAGACCATTGGATAACAGAAGATCAAATCATCCATCGTGTTACATCTTTGGGACGGCAGGAGAAGAATGGGATGCCTCCAAAGGAATATGTCCTTTTAAAAGCCGAAGAAACCGATGCAAATGAACTGGCGGAACTTTATAAAGATGTATTCGAAGTATACCCTACACCATTATGCGACCCTGAATATATTAAGAAAACAATGAGAGATGGTACGGTGTATTTTTGCTTTCGCTTCCAAGGAAAAATTGTCAGTGCTGCTTCAGCTGAAGTCCAAACTTTTTACAAAAATGCGGAATTAACGGATTGTGCTACGCTTAAAGAGCATCGCAAACACGGGTTAATGAAAGTCCTGCTTCAAAGACTTGAAGAAGAGCTGAAATTAAACGGGATATTCCACGTCTATACCATTGCAAGGGCACTTTCATTCGGAATGAATGCTGTATTTCACCAGCTTGGATATAAGTATACAGGAAGGCTCATGAACAATTGTTATATTTTCAATAAGCTGGAAGACATGAATATCTGGTGCAAAAATTTATCTATTTCGTAA